The following coding sequences are from one Marinitoga litoralis window:
- the atpF gene encoding F0F1 ATP synthase subunit B — MLDFNFTSIVNLFGFVFLAYFLWVMLYKPFFEMAEKRKEIVESELNQAEKLRKEAEEKLKQANIEIEDVRAKKESIIKEAEELAKNIVSNAKEEAANEKARIIAAAEKEATEIKEEAYKDIQNKVVSLSIAIASMILKKNVDEKVNEEIVKRAFEALNKGEKL; from the coding sequence ATGCTAGATTTTAATTTTACATCAATAGTAAATTTATTTGGATTCGTATTTTTAGCTTATTTCCTATGGGTCATGTTATACAAGCCATTTTTTGAAATGGCTGAAAAAAGAAAGGAAATAGTTGAAAGCGAATTAAATCAAGCTGAAAAATTAAGAAAAGAAGCTGAAGAAAAATTAAAACAAGCTAATATAGAAATCGAAGACGTTAGAGCCAAAAAAGAAAGTATTATAAAAGAAGCTGAAGAATTAGCTAAAAATATTGTTTCTAATGCTAAAGAAGAAGCTGCTAATGAAAAAGCAAGAATTATTGCTGCAGCTGAAAAAGAAGCTACAGAAATCAAAGAAGAAGCATATAAAGATATACAAAATAAAGTTGTATCCTTATCTATTGCTATTGCTTCAATGATTTTAAAGAAAAACGTTGATGAAAAAGTAAATGAAGAAATCGTCAAAAGAGCATTTGAAGCTTTGAATAAGGGTGAAAAATTATGA